A part of Cotesia glomerata isolate CgM1 linkage group LG4, MPM_Cglom_v2.3, whole genome shotgun sequence genomic DNA contains:
- the LOC123264143 gene encoding protein krueppel-like, with protein MESRVIKSQRDLCSVIIKEEVEVAELQFPSPLTLRNRGETLMQQLKTHTCPRCFKSYMHAWHLKRHIRFECGQEPKVQCPYCMVKMKQRGHVYRHIRRCHRGQNVYVIDLN; from the exons ATGG AGTCACGGGTGATTAAGTCTCAGCGGGATCTGTGCTCGGTGATAATCAAGGAGGAGGTAGAGGTAGCGGAGCTTCAGTTCCCGAGCCCTCTGACGCTCCGGAACAGGGGAGAGACGTTGATGCAGCAATTGAAGACTCACACGTGCCCCAGGTGCTTTAAAAGCTACATGCATGCGTGGCACCTCAAGCGACACATCAGGTTCGAGTGTGGCCAGGAGCCAAAGGTCCAGTGTCCTTACTGCATGGTCAAGATGAAGCAGAGAGGACACGTCTACCGACACATCCGGCGGTGTCACAGGGGACAGAATGTTTACGTCATCGATCTCAATTAA
- the LOC123262919 gene encoding zinc finger protein 275-like: MQSCEIDFVFPAEEQREQSEDEEEEERRKVFGCEVCGRRYRRVISLQRHKRLECGKEAQFECIICHSKFKHKHSLLRHYRVHLSFARPDNKLKPEDHQHPGD; encoded by the exons ATGCAATCCTGCGAGATT GATTTTGTTTTTCCAGCAGAAGAGCAGCGAGAGCAGAGTGAGGATGAAGAGGAGGAGGAGAGGAGGAAAGTGTTTGGGTGCGAGGTCTGCGGGCGTCGTTACAGGAGAGTAATATCGCTCCAGCGGCACAAGAGACTCGAGTGCGGAAAGGAGGCCCAATTTGAGTGCATTATTTGCCACAGCAAGTTCAAGCACAAGCACAGTCTGCTGAGGCACTACCGGGTCCACCTCTCGTTCGCGAGGCCCGACAATAAATTAAAGCCGGAGGACCACCAGCACCCCGGCGACTGA
- the LOC123262920 gene encoding gastrula zinc finger protein XlCGF49.1-like, whose protein sequence is MSELLYLLGLPQSWSPWSGEGYQFVPDFNPHPVNSGARWRTYADPLNLPAAGQTLAVPGAPTRARSSYRCQNCGRIYSSTSTLRRHEKLECGKAPGYQCQICKKKYTHKHNLAAHMKLHYEEPKYACLNCDKKFYRRDRLAKHAASH, encoded by the exons ATGAGCGAGTTATTGTATTTATTGGGTTTACCCCAAAGCTgga gtcCTTGGTCCGGGGAAGGGTATCAGTTTGTCCCGGATTTCAACCCCCACCCGGTTAATTCAGGGGCGAGGTGGCGAACATACGCGGATCCTCTCAATCTACCGGCGGCGGGACAGACCTTGGCCGTTCCTGGAGCCCCGACTCGAGCTCGGTCCTCCTACAGGTGTCAGAACTGCGGACGCATCTACTCGAGCACCAGTACCCTTCGACGACACGAGAAACTGGAGTGTGGCAAGGCCCCCGGGTACCAGTGTCagatttgcaaaaaaaaatacactcaCAAACACAACCTTGCCGCTCACATGAAACTCCACTACGAGGAGCCTAAATACGCTTGTCTCAATTgcgataaaaaattctaccGCCGCGACAGGCTCGCGAAACATGCCGCGTCGCATTAA
- the LOC123262922 gene encoding uncharacterized protein LOC123262922 — protein MQNYEMLAHWARREIQAVTKLPTGSSQIANQEKNPRPFSCLQCGRNYMRKDSLMRHIKWECGKDPLFQCPFCPHRCKRKPHWLRHIRRQHKDSIGDMENYLHSYKPLPHRGPEHHGAEVGSSLAALECPFNNVAVWRRPGERIRRKRDRKPGGVQLSGLRARLQAEEQPEEPPEVGVRKGASVPVSPLRLPRQAEDAHREAHGADAQGEDLQAGARLVV, from the exons ATGCAGAATTACGAGATGCTGGCGCATTGGGCGCGCAGGGAGATCCAAGCGGTGACCAAATTACCCACCGGAAGTTCCCAAATTGCGAATCAGGAGAAAAACCCGCGACCCTTTTCCTGCTTGCAGTGCGGGAGGAATTACATGCGCAAGGACTCGCTGATGCGACACATTAAGTGGGAATGCGGCAAGGACCCGCTTTTCCAGTGTCCGTTTTGCCCCCACAGGTGCAAGAGGAAGCCCCACTGGCTCAGACACATTCGCAGGCAGCATAAAGACTCTATTGGGGATATGGAGAATTATCTTCACTCTTACAAGCCGCTTCCTCA CCGAGGACCTGAGCATCACGGGGCTGAAGTGGGCAGCAGCTTGGCAGCGCTGGAGTGTCCCTTCAATAATGTGGCGGTCTGGAGGCGGCCTGGGGAAAGGATTCGGCGGAAGCGCGACCGGAAACCCGGAGGGGTTCAATTGTCCGGCTTGCGGGCGCGTCTACAAGCTGAAGAGCAGCCTGAGGAACCACCAGAAGTGGGAGTGCGGAAAGGAGCCTCAGTTCCAGTGTCCCCACTGCGTCTACCGCGCCAAGCAGAAGATGCACATCGCGAGGCACATGGAGCGGATGCACAAGGAGAAGATCTTCAAGCAGGAGCTCGTCTAGTGGTTTAA